The Corvus hawaiiensis isolate bCorHaw1 chromosome 32, bCorHaw1.pri.cur, whole genome shotgun sequence genome has a segment encoding these proteins:
- the CALR gene encoding calreticulin encodes MSPLSVLAPVLFGALLAAAGPTQFFREEFGDGDAWTRRWVESKHKPDYGRFVLTAGKFYGDAEKDKGIQTSQDARFYALSSRFEPFSNRDKTLVVQFTVKHEQNIDCGGGYVKLFPASLSQEDMHGDSEYNIMFGPDICGPGTKKVHVIFNYKGKNVLINKDIRCKDDEFSHLYTLVVRPDNTYEVKIDNARVESGSLEEDWDFLPPKKIKDPEAKKPDDWDERAKIDDPEDTKPEDWDKPEHIPDPDAKKPEDWDEEMDGEWEPPVIQNPEYKGEWRPQQIDNPDYKGKWVHPEIDNPEYSPDPLLYSYDSFGVIGLDLWQVKSGTIFDNFLITDDEKLAEEIGNETWGATKDAERKMKEQQDEEQRKKQEEEEKQQKEEEGDDEGDGDEEEEDEEEPEAEPEEAEAAPRDEL; translated from the exons atGAGCCCTCTCAGCGTCCTCGCCCCCGTCCTGTTCGGAGCTCTCCTGGCGGCCGCCGGCCCCACCCAGTTCTTCCGCGAGGAGTTCGGGGATGGAG ACGCCTGGACCCGCCGGTGGGTGGAATCCAAGCACAAACCCGACTACGGCCGCTTCGTCCTCACTGCCGGGAAGTTCTACGGCGACGCCGAGAAGGACAAAG GGATCCAGACGAGCCAGGACGCCCGGTTCTACGCCCTGTCCTCCCGCTTCGAGCCCTTCAGCAACCGCGACAAGACGCTGGTGGTGCAGTTCACGGTGAAGCACGAGCAGAACATCGACTGTGGCGGCGGCTACGTGAAGCTCTTCCCGGCCAGCCTGAGCCAGGAGGACATGCACGGCGACTCCGAGTACAACATCATGTTTG GCCCCGACATCTGCGGCCCCGGCACCAAGAAGGTCCACGTGATCTTTAACTACAAAGGGAAGAACGTGTTGATCAATAAAGACATTCGCTGCAAG gaTGACGAGTTCAGCCACCTGTACACGCTGGTGGTGCGGCCGGACAACACGTACGAGGTGAAGATCGACAACGCCCGCGTGGAGTCGGGGAGCCTGGAGGAGGATTGGGAtttcctccccccaaaaaagatCAAAGACCCCGAGGCCAAGAAACCCGACGACTGGGATGAGCGGGCCAAGATCGATGACCCTGAGGACACCAAGCCTGAG GACTGGGACAAACCCGAGCACATCCCAGACCCCGACGCCAAGAAACCAGAGGATTGGGATGAGGAGATGGACGGGGAGTGGGAGCCGCCCGTGATCCAGAACCCCGAGTACAAG GGCGAGTGGAGGCCGCAGCAGATCGACAACCCCGACTACAAGGGCAAGTGGGTGCACCCTGAGATCGACAACCCCGAGTACAGCCCGGACCCCCTGCTCTACTCCTACGACAGCTTCGGGGTCATCGGCCTCGACCTCTGGCAG GTGAAGTCAGGCACCATCTTTGACAATTTCCTGATCACGGATGATGAGAAGCTAGCGGAGGAGATCGGCAACGAGACCTGGGGGGCCACCAAG gatgcagagaggaagatgaaggagcagcaggacgAGGAGCAGCggaagaagcaggaggaggaggagaagcagcagaaagaagaggaaggggacGATGAGGGCGATggggacgaggaggaggaggatgaggaggagccCGAGGCCGAGCCCGAGGAGGCGGAGGCGGCCCCGCGGGACGAGCTCTGA
- the FARSA gene encoding phenylalanine--tRNA ligase alpha subunit has product MAPSVAERLLERLDRAGGSGGLCSIEAAAALGVDHQTLVGAVKSLQALGEVIEAEARAATRWELSPEGEEVLRDGSPEVRLFRSLPEEGLPQAEAMKLPGGSLGFSKAMANKWVRLDKGAPGGPRVLPVVPSVQDTVQEHLGQVRAGEAQALPERERAELKRRKLLLEVTLKSYWIRKGSAFSTAVARPETELTPEMIATGSWRQLPFKPYNFSSLGLPPACGHLHPLLKVRSELRQIFLEMGFTEMPTDNFVESSFWNFDALFQPQQHPARDQHDTFFLLDPAEAPQLPSGYTSKVKKVHSQGGYGSQGYRYEWKVEEARKNLLRTHTTSASARALFRLARQEKFSPVKYFSIDRVFRNESLDATHLAEFHQVEGVVADRGLTLGHLMGILRQFFTKLGISQLRFKPAYNPYTEPSMEVFSYHEGLKKWVEVGNSGVFRPELLLPMGLPENVSVIAWGLSLERPTMIKYGINNIRELVGHRVNLQMVYDSPLCRLDV; this is encoded by the exons ATGGCGCCGAGCGTGGCGGAGCGGCTCCTGGAGCGGCTGGACCGGgccgggggctccggggggctCTGCAGCATCGAGGCCGCCGCCGCGCTCGGCGTCGACCACCAGACGCTCGTGGGCGCCGTCAAAAGCCTCCAGGCTCTGGGCGAG GTGATCGAGGCGGAGGCGCGGGCGGCCACGCGATGGGAGCTGAGCCCCGAGGGCGAGGAGGTGCTGCGGGACGGCAGCCCCGAGGTGCGGCTGTTCCGGAGCCTCCCCGAGGAGGGGCTGCCCCAGGCAGAGGCCATG AAGCTGCCCGGGGGCTCCTTGGGCTTCAGCAAGGCCATGGCCAACAAGTGGGTGCGCCTGGATAAGGGAGCGCCCGGCGGTCCCCGCGTGCTCCCCGTC GTGCCCTCGGTGCAGGACACGGTGCAGGAGCacctggggcaggtgagggcaggGGAGGCCCAGGCCCTGCCCGAGCGGGAGCGCGCCGAGCTCAAGAGGAGGAAGCTGCTCCTGGAAGT GACCCTCAAGTCGTACTGGATCCGCAAAGGCAGCGCCTTCAGCACAGCCGTGGCGCGGCCGGAGACGGAGCTGACCCCGGAGATGATCGCTAC gggctcctggcgCCAGCTGCCCTTCAAACCCTACAACTTCTCCTCGCTGGGGCTGCCCCCGGCCTGCGGCCACCTGCACCCCCTGCTCAAGGTGCGCTCGGAGCTGCGCCAGATCTTCCTGGAGATGGG GTTCACGGAGATGCCCACGGATAACTTCGTGGAGAGCTCCTTCTGGAACTTCGACGCGCTGTTCCAGCCGCAGCAGCACCCGGCGCGCGACCAGCACGACACCTTCTTCCTGCTGG ACCCCGCTGAAGCCCCCCAGTTGCCCTCCGGCTACACCTCCAAGGTGAAGAAGGTGCACTCGCAGGGAGGCTACGGCTCGCAGGG gTACAGGTACGAATGGAAGGTGGAGGAAGCGCGGAAGAACCTGCTGAGGACCCACACCACGTCAGCCAGTGCCCGCGCCCTGTTCCGGCTGGCACGGCAG GAGAAGTTCAGCCCCGTGAAATATTTCTCCATCGACCGCGTGTTCCGCAACGAGAGCCTGGACGCGACGCACTTGGCCGAGTTCCACCAGGTCGAGGGCGTCGTGGCCGACCGGGGGCTCACCCTGGGCCACCTCATGGGCATCCTCCGGCAGTTCTTCACCAAGCTGG GAATCTCCCAGCTGCGCTTCAAACCCGCCTACAACCCCTACACGGAGCCCAGCATGGAGGTGTTCAGCTACCACGAGG GGCTGAAGAAATGGGTGGAGGTGGGAAACTCGGGGGTCTTCcgccctgagctgctgctgcccatgggGCTCCCCGAGAACGTCTCCGTCATCGCCTGGGGGCTCTCGCTGGAGCG ACCCACCATGATCAAATACGGCATCAACAACATCCGGGAGCTCGTGGGGCACCGCGTCAACCTGCAGATGGTCTACGACAGCCCCCTGTGCCGCCTGGACGTCTGA
- the SYCE2 gene encoding synaptonemal complex central element protein 2 isoform X2: protein MSQEEPEGPEPEAAAAAGGPSPAGLGGDEPPCKEPDRPCAEPALAPASSRYFASLDATVEGLQQQVRDLIGRINEGREEDHRVLRGFRESLMQKVSELAEQLEERLFRLYGFHNELIQERLQAVAEVMERVEEVQAELRHVCCTVEAAYRDLLLQPEA, encoded by the exons ATGTCGCAGGAGGAGCCCGAGGGTCCCGAGCCggaggcagcggcggcggccggcggTCCCTCCCCGGCGGGACTGGGTGGGGATGAGCCCCCCTGCAAGGAGCCGGACAG GCCGTGCGCGGAGCCGGCGCTGGCCCCCGCCTCGTCCCGGTACTTCGCCTCGCTGGACGCCACCgtggaggggctgcagcagcaggtgcgGGACCTCATCGGCCGCATCAACGAGGGCCGCGAGGAAGACCACAGGGTGCTGAGGGGCTTCAGGGAGAGCCTCATGCAGAAG GTCTCGGAGCTGgcggagcagctggaggagcggCTCTTCCGCCTCTACGGCTTCCACAACGAGCTGATCCAGGAGCGGCTGCAGGCGGTGGCCGAGGTGATGGAGCGCGTGGAGGAGGTGCAGGCGGAGCTGCGCCACGTCTGCTGCACCGTGGAGGCGGCTTACCGTgacctcctcctgcagcccgaggCCTGA
- the SYCE2 gene encoding synaptonemal complex central element protein 2 isoform X1: MGGRVPVPVGSMPLPGDVPVPSPVGCAPLTEGLVFRPRPCAEPALAPASSRYFASLDATVEGLQQQVRDLIGRINEGREEDHRVLRGFRESLMQKVSELAEQLEERLFRLYGFHNELIQERLQAVAEVMERVEEVQAELRHVCCTVEAAYRDLLLQPEA, encoded by the exons ATGGGTGGGCgcgtccctgtccccgtgggGTCCATGCCCCTCCCAGGGGATGTCCCCGTCCCCTCCCCGGTGGGGTGCGCGCCCTTGACGGAGGGTCTCGTGTTCCGGCCGAGGCCGTGCGCGGAGCCGGCGCTGGCCCCCGCCTCGTCCCGGTACTTCGCCTCGCTGGACGCCACCgtggaggggctgcagcagcaggtgcgGGACCTCATCGGCCGCATCAACGAGGGCCGCGAGGAAGACCACAGGGTGCTGAGGGGCTTCAGGGAGAGCCTCATGCAGAAG GTCTCGGAGCTGgcggagcagctggaggagcggCTCTTCCGCCTCTACGGCTTCCACAACGAGCTGATCCAGGAGCGGCTGCAGGCGGTGGCCGAGGTGATGGAGCGCGTGGAGGAGGTGCAGGCGGAGCTGCGCCACGTCTGCTGCACCGTGGAGGCGGCTTACCGTgacctcctcctgcagcccgaggCCTGA